A DNA window from Deltaproteobacteria bacterium contains the following coding sequences:
- a CDS encoding class II glutamine amidotransferase produces the protein MCQLLGMNCNVPTDICFSLAGFQARGGLTDVHRDGWGIAFFEGRGVRKFLDHAPSAHSPIAAFVREYPIKSTNVIAHIRRATQGKVSLENTHPFQRELWGYYWIFAHNGNVPNFHPVLEGVTKPVGETDSERIFCWFIQEMLREHGETAPTTEKLLLTVQRLAIEVGKKGEFNFLMSNGQVLFAHCSTQLSYISRKAPFKTARLRDKEIEVDFSEVTNSTDRVAIIATTPLTENEEWTQMDPGTLCLFFDGELISKMNTVPGVRTRF, from the coding sequence ATGTGTCAGCTTCTTGGAATGAATTGTAATGTTCCTACAGATATTTGTTTTTCATTGGCGGGATTTCAAGCCCGAGGCGGTCTTACCGATGTACATCGGGACGGCTGGGGCATTGCTTTCTTCGAGGGGCGAGGAGTGCGGAAGTTCCTAGACCACGCGCCGTCCGCACATTCGCCGATTGCGGCTTTTGTTCGAGAATACCCGATCAAGTCGACCAATGTGATTGCTCATATCCGCCGCGCCACTCAGGGTAAAGTTTCTCTTGAGAACACTCATCCGTTTCAGCGTGAGCTATGGGGTTACTACTGGATTTTTGCTCATAACGGAAATGTTCCTAACTTTCATCCAGTTTTAGAAGGAGTCACCAAACCGGTCGGGGAAACCGACAGTGAGAGAATTTTCTGCTGGTTCATTCAGGAGATGCTTCGAGAACACGGTGAAACCGCTCCAACAACGGAGAAGCTTCTTTTAACAGTCCAAAGACTTGCGATTGAGGTAGGGAAAAAAGGAGAATTCAATTTTCTGATGTCGAATGGACAAGTGTTGTTTGCTCATTGCTCGACACAACTCTCTTACATATCACGAAAAGCGCCGTTCAAGACGGCCCGGCTGAGAGACAAGGAAATCGAAGTCGATTTTAGTGAAGTGACGAATTCGACGGATCGTGTCGCCATCATTGCAACGACACCACTGACAGAGAACGAGGAGTGGACACAGATGGACCCTGGCACTCTTTGTCTCTTTTTCGACGGCGAGCTGATAAGCAAAATGAATACAGTTCCTGGTGTTCGCACTCGGTTTTAA
- a CDS encoding LysR family transcriptional regulator translates to MNNWDDFRFFLALCRNNTLKLAARELKTDQATVGRRIYALEEKLKTKLFEKRSEGFFLTVFGERIRAGIEDIESSFQTIDRKIAGNDERMEGVIRVAMPGALANHLVLPNLKSFTNEFPDVEVQFLTGAEVLNLAKRDADLAFRFVRPSQQDLIVKRVGEVRLSLYGSKLLLKKHGPIEKLEDLQEVPFVGLFDRATSQTERLLRTQIQPHFKSQVLTSSAWSSVYSALSNHIGFGILPQFVARRNSELEEVSIAPSKKTTLWFVIHPEVQKNKRFSVFAEFLISMLRKNLEV, encoded by the coding sequence ATGAACAATTGGGACGATTTTCGATTTTTTCTAGCCTTATGCCGCAACAATACTCTTAAACTCGCTGCCCGAGAACTGAAGACGGATCAAGCGACCGTCGGTCGACGAATCTATGCTCTAGAAGAAAAGCTAAAGACCAAGCTATTTGAAAAGCGCTCCGAGGGATTTTTCTTAACGGTCTTTGGTGAAAGAATTCGTGCAGGCATTGAAGACATCGAGAGTTCCTTTCAGACAATTGACCGTAAAATCGCCGGTAATGACGAGCGGATGGAAGGGGTCATCCGGGTGGCAATGCCAGGGGCGCTGGCAAATCACCTCGTGCTTCCGAATCTAAAGTCCTTTACGAATGAGTTTCCCGACGTGGAGGTTCAATTTTTGACAGGCGCAGAAGTATTGAATCTCGCTAAGCGGGATGCTGATTTGGCGTTTCGGTTTGTGCGACCTTCACAACAAGATTTGATTGTGAAAAGGGTTGGCGAAGTGCGGCTTTCGCTTTACGGATCAAAGCTACTCTTAAAAAAACATGGTCCGATTGAAAAACTAGAAGATCTGCAAGAAGTGCCATTTGTCGGACTCTTTGATAGAGCAACCAGTCAGACTGAGAGATTATTGCGGACTCAAATTCAACCTCATTTTAAAAGCCAAGTTCTTACATCATCGGCATGGAGTTCGGTATATTCAGCGCTGTCCAATCATATTGGTTTTGGAATTCTACCCCAATTCGTCGCTCGACGAAATTCCGAGCTCGAAGAAGTTTCGATTGCGCCATCCAAAAAAACAACCCTATGGTTTGTTATTCATCCGGAAGTGCAAAAGAATAAGAGGTTTTCTGTGTTTGCGGAGTTTCTGATCTCTATGCTCAGAAAAAATTTAGAAGTTTAA
- a CDS encoding helix-turn-helix transcriptional regulator, which yields MKTLGQRLKLYRTRMTLSAREVASRVGVSVSTYRDWENGRAIKGEPYTKLAEVLGVHVLEVLEGRSPGGIYNDLSDIEEILIRAKKKL from the coding sequence ATGAAAACACTTGGGCAAAGACTTAAATTATATCGAACGAGAATGACCCTTTCCGCGCGCGAGGTCGCTAGCCGGGTAGGGGTTTCTGTCAGTACCTACCGAGACTGGGAGAACGGAAGGGCGATTAAGGGTGAACCTTACACCAAGCTAGCGGAAGTCCTAGGCGTCCATGTGCTTGAGGTTTTAGAGGGTCGGAGCCCCGGCGGCATCTACAACGACCTTTCAGATATAGAAGAAATACTCATTCGAGCCAAAAAAAAGCTTTAG
- a CDS encoding AGE family epimerase/isomerase, with the protein MRNLRYLITILLSATGIFRAEMAQANSCQDAFRATARPISQPLHFGTPVAWNNTTLWDLSALHSNDFFIRNGWDRGSGSFASEISSDGKVLSDKRHLIATSRMVYGLSHSANLDTGYLPYANKQAKFLLSKMTAQDQNGIYFKSTVDSLGAVAAPENKLVVNYQAYGLNGLVALYKVTGNPALLKKIEIIYGNFYKRFHDPVDLGFFDEFNLQTGKPVKTKSYNSTVYVATSFLADLAELPTTRKAQYVKTVEELADKVAQKFVDPKTGWIVENFTADWKPDWRSWQVQGDATVGITGHNYQAAWFLLRATDFSEISAAKKAQYFESAKSILTAMLKSKSLDLQNGGVFDAFKREADEPMWHTNKAWWQQAEMILALTKADSVNLFTDANTAIQARQARDLAVQFYFNHFVDYKNGGEFPVVEKNGTPILTENKGQAGTGSYHQVELARMMKEYAKRSLVRTPTARRTASNSNQFDMNPAMRAAALGDVESIKKLVAAGADLRGLNSNNASILYFAAQSPRNSVAVFEFVRNEIGDKAFELLLNHQVRSNGHSIALEAVFNANTELVRYLLDLKNSGVKIDFESSTVFGWTPKTFAEREKMVFAALLPEGAVPVGERLLWMKSQEDLWSSRLSAEAREFHQKGMELISAIEKFELQKIRDLVNAGVAVNQRYGRLGATPLNSTVRPGMTPADLKQAEAVQALLIELGANSNFAESGIMMVPSGFRESVFGYADLVKSMIDRLPKGSKERQDYLNFQGPVNGYTKLIDASLRGRGEVIKVLVEAGADRGLTGNNGLTALEAARLFNRQSATPLPQEIMQILEP; encoded by the coding sequence ATGAGAAATTTGCGCTATTTGATCACGATTTTATTGAGTGCTACGGGAATTTTTCGAGCTGAGATGGCTCAAGCGAATTCTTGTCAGGACGCCTTCAGAGCTACGGCGAGACCCATTTCGCAGCCACTGCACTTCGGCACACCGGTAGCATGGAACAACACGACTCTTTGGGATCTTTCCGCCCTTCACTCGAATGATTTTTTTATTCGTAATGGATGGGATCGAGGCTCAGGTTCGTTTGCTTCCGAAATTTCAAGCGATGGTAAGGTCTTAAGCGACAAGCGACATTTAATTGCTACTAGTCGCATGGTGTACGGGCTTTCGCACAGTGCAAATCTTGACACTGGCTATCTCCCTTATGCGAATAAACAGGCGAAATTTCTATTGTCCAAAATGACAGCTCAGGATCAGAACGGCATTTACTTTAAGTCGACAGTCGATTCTCTGGGCGCGGTTGCTGCTCCTGAAAATAAATTGGTGGTCAATTATCAAGCTTACGGACTTAATGGTTTGGTCGCCCTCTACAAGGTGACTGGAAATCCCGCACTTCTAAAGAAAATAGAAATAATCTACGGGAACTTCTATAAACGATTTCACGATCCCGTTGATCTGGGATTCTTTGACGAATTCAATCTACAAACCGGAAAGCCCGTAAAGACGAAAAGCTATAATTCGACGGTTTACGTTGCGACTTCTTTTCTCGCCGATTTAGCCGAATTGCCGACGACGAGGAAAGCTCAATACGTGAAGACGGTTGAGGAACTCGCTGACAAGGTCGCGCAAAAGTTCGTGGACCCTAAAACTGGCTGGATTGTCGAGAACTTCACAGCAGATTGGAAGCCCGATTGGCGTAGCTGGCAGGTTCAGGGCGATGCAACGGTCGGGATCACTGGACATAACTACCAAGCCGCTTGGTTTCTACTTAGAGCGACTGATTTCAGCGAAATATCAGCGGCGAAAAAAGCGCAATACTTCGAGTCGGCAAAATCTATTTTAACAGCAATGTTAAAATCAAAATCTCTAGATCTTCAAAACGGCGGAGTATTTGATGCTTTCAAGCGCGAAGCTGATGAACCTATGTGGCACACCAATAAAGCTTGGTGGCAACAAGCAGAAATGATTTTGGCTTTGACGAAAGCTGATTCAGTGAATCTTTTCACGGATGCGAATACCGCCATTCAAGCCCGACAGGCCCGAGATCTGGCTGTGCAGTTTTATTTCAACCATTTTGTCGACTATAAAAACGGCGGGGAATTTCCAGTCGTGGAAAAAAATGGAACACCTATTCTCACTGAAAATAAGGGCCAAGCCGGAACAGGGTCCTACCACCAGGTGGAACTTGCGAGAATGATGAAGGAGTATGCGAAACGTAGTTTAGTTAGAACGCCAACAGCGAGAAGAACAGCATCCAATTCTAATCAATTTGACATGAACCCGGCTATGCGAGCTGCGGCGCTTGGTGATGTTGAAAGTATCAAAAAGTTAGTGGCCGCAGGCGCAGATTTGCGCGGTTTAAATTCAAATAACGCCAGCATTCTTTATTTTGCCGCGCAATCTCCACGGAACTCCGTGGCCGTTTTTGAATTTGTAAGAAATGAGATCGGCGACAAGGCGTTTGAGCTGCTCCTCAATCACCAAGTCAGGTCAAATGGCCATAGCATCGCTCTTGAAGCAGTCTTCAATGCCAATACCGAACTCGTTCGCTATCTTTTAGACTTAAAAAACAGTGGGGTAAAAATCGATTTCGAAAGCTCCACCGTTTTTGGCTGGACGCCGAAAACATTTGCCGAGCGTGAGAAAATGGTCTTTGCAGCGCTTCTTCCGGAGGGGGCGGTGCCCGTCGGCGAACGCCTTCTGTGGATGAAGTCGCAAGAGGATCTTTGGTCTTCACGGCTTAGCGCTGAAGCCCGTGAGTTTCACCAAAAGGGGATGGAGTTGATTTCGGCTATCGAAAAATTCGAACTTCAAAAAATTCGCGATCTTGTGAACGCTGGGGTCGCGGTCAACCAAAGGTACGGAAGACTTGGCGCAACTCCGCTGAATAGCACTGTTCGGCCTGGGATGACCCCGGCGGATTTAAAACAAGCTGAGGCCGTTCAAGCTTTGCTTATTGAGCTAGGCGCAAATTCTAATTTCGCCGAAAGTGGCATCATGATGGTGCCGTCCGGTTTTCGCGAGTCGGTGTTTGGTTATGCAGATCTCGTCAAAAGCATGATTGATCGTTTGCCGAAGGGTTCTAAGGAGCGACAAGACTACTTGAATTTTCAAGGCCCAGTTAACGGCTACACTAAACTTATCGACGCTTCGTTGCGAGGCCGCGGTGAGGTGATTAAAGTCTTAGTTGAGGCCGGTGCTGATCGCGGTTTAACAGGTAACAATGGACTGACGGCTTTGGAAGCGGCTAGGCTTTTTAATCGCCAAAGCGCGACTCCGTTGCCACAAGAGATCATGCAAATTCTTGAACCATAA
- a CDS encoding TerB family tellurite resistance protein — protein sequence MEMKAAENLLQAFIGAYVWVASSDQGVDQQEYNKFGHVIVQSQFATQFEEDHIRRYFKDTVTLFERDYVQAVSLVKAELTALVGKDHFCQEVMRISRAASVGDGHLSDVEEAVLNEIAETIKFKGAV from the coding sequence GTGGAAATGAAAGCGGCGGAAAATCTATTGCAAGCATTCATTGGCGCCTACGTTTGGGTTGCCAGTTCTGATCAGGGCGTTGATCAGCAAGAATATAATAAATTTGGCCACGTGATCGTTCAATCACAGTTTGCTACCCAATTTGAGGAAGACCACATCCGTCGATATTTTAAAGACACGGTCACCCTCTTTGAACGCGACTATGTGCAGGCCGTCTCTCTAGTAAAAGCGGAGCTTACGGCGCTAGTCGGCAAAGATCACTTTTGCCAAGAAGTCATGAGGATTAGCAGAGCCGCCTCCGTCGGCGACGGACATCTGAGCGACGTCGAAGAAGCCGTATTAAACGAAATCGCGGAGACGATTAAGTTTAAGGGCGCTGTCTAG
- a CDS encoding YeeE/YedE family protein, protein MLKALASRLFSLLFYGRERILKPLPAALFLGLVVVASLLWFGKGVHVSGVFAVLCETDSTKAISHGDSLFCSPNAPHEDRTWLYWMVGGVFFGAAMTSFLRLRSLKLQIERGAAVSSKNRLVSAAGGGAIVGLGAAIAGGCTSSLGLTGASLLTIAGFAFLAAFFIGGFASRIWFGRMWQ, encoded by the coding sequence ATGCTGAAGGCGTTAGCGAGTCGACTTTTCTCTCTGCTCTTCTATGGGCGAGAGCGCATTCTCAAGCCACTTCCAGCTGCACTTTTTCTTGGACTTGTCGTGGTCGCCTCTCTGCTTTGGTTTGGAAAAGGCGTTCACGTGTCTGGTGTCTTTGCGGTTTTATGTGAGACCGATTCGACTAAAGCGATCAGCCATGGCGATTCGCTATTTTGCTCTCCGAATGCTCCACATGAGGACCGCACATGGCTGTACTGGATGGTGGGTGGGGTTTTTTTCGGTGCGGCGATGACCTCGTTTTTACGTCTTCGTAGTCTCAAACTTCAAATTGAGCGCGGGGCAGCAGTAAGTTCGAAGAACCGACTGGTTTCCGCTGCTGGAGGAGGGGCAATTGTGGGACTGGGAGCTGCGATTGCTGGTGGTTGCACGAGCTCTCTTGGTTTGACAGGGGCCTCGCTTTTAACAATCGCGGGGTTTGCCTTTTTGGCTGCGTTTTTCATTGGTGGATTTGCATCCCGAATCTGGTTTGGGAGAATGTGGCAATGA